A stretch of Eleutherodactylus coqui strain aEleCoq1 chromosome 9, aEleCoq1.hap1, whole genome shotgun sequence DNA encodes these proteins:
- the LOC136578655 gene encoding collagen alpha-1(XXVII) chain B-like has protein sequence MGLIGECTEIALIGESTETRLIGETGESAETGLFGESAETGLIGESAETGLISETGESTETGLIGETGGSTETGLLGESTETGLLGETGESAETGLLGEYAETGLLGESAETGLLGETGESAETGLLGESTETGLLGETGESTETGLLGESTETGLLGETGESTETGLLGESTETGLLGESTETRLLGESSETGLLGETGESAETGLLGESTETGLLGKTGESAETGLLGETGESAETGLLGESTETGLLGESAETGLLSETGESTETRLLGESTETGLLGETGESTETGLLGESTETGLLGESTETRLLGESTESGLLGESTESGLLGETGESAETGLLGESTETGLLGESTETGLLGETGESAETGLLGESTETGLLGETGESTETGLLGESTETGLLGESTETGLLGESTETGLIGETGESTETRVIGESTETRVIGESTETRVIGESTETRVIGESTETRVIGESTETRVIGESTETRVIGESTETRVIGESTETRVIGESTATGLIGQSTATGLIGQSTATGLIGQSTATGLIGQSTATGLIGQSTATGLIGQSTATGLIGQSTATGLIGQSTETGLIG, from the coding sequence ATGGGACTGATCGGCGAGTGCACCGAGATCGCACTTATCGGCGAGTCCACCGAGACCAGACTTATCGGCGAGACTGGTGAGTCCGCCGAGACCGGACTCTTCGGCGAGTCCGCCGAGACTGGACTCATCGGCGAGTCCGCTGAGACCGGACTTATCAGCGAGACTGGTGAGTCCACCGAGACCGGACTCATCGGCGAGACTGGTGGGTCCACCGAGACCGGACTCCTCGGCGAGTCCACCGAGACCGGACTCCTCGGCGAGACTGGTGAGTCCGCCGAGACCGGACTCCTCGGTGAGTACGCCGAGACCGGACTCCTCGGCGAGTCCGCCGAGACCGGACTCCTCGGCGAGACTGGTGAGTCCGCCGAGACCGGACTCCTCGGCGAGTCCACCGAGACCGGACTCCTCGGCGAGACTGGTGAGTCCACCGAGACTGGACTCCTCGGCGAGTCCACCGAGACCGGACTCCTCGGCGAGACTGGTGAGTCCACCGAGACCGGACTCCTCGGCGAGTCCACCGAGACCGGACTCCTCGGCGAGTCCACCGAGACCAGACTCCTCGGCGAGTCCAGCGAGACCGGACTCCTCGGCGAGACTGGTGAGTCCGCCGAGACCGGACTCCTTGGCGAGTCCACCGAGACCGGACTCCTCGGCAAGACTGGTGAGTCCGCCGAGACCGGACTCCTCGGCGAGACTGGTGAGTCCGCCGAGACCGGACTCCTCGGCGAGTCCACCGAGACCGGACTTCTCGGTGAGTCTGCCGAGACTGGACTCCTCAGCGAGACTGGTGAGTCCACCGAGACCAGACTCCTCGGCGAGTCCACCGAGACCGGACTCCTCGGCGAGACTGGCGAGTCCACCGAGACCGGACTCCTCGGCGAGTCCACCGAGACCGGACTCCTCGGCGAGTCCACCGAGACCAGACTCCTCGGCGAGTCCACCGAGTCCGGACTCCTCGGCGAGTCCACCGAGTCCGGACTCCTCGGCGAGACTGGTGAGTCCGCCGAGACCGGACTCCTCGGCGAGTCCACCGAGACCGGACTCCTCGGCGAGTCCACCGAGACCGGACTCCTCGGCGAGACTGGTGAGTCCGCCGAGACTGGACTCCTCGGCGAGTCCACCGAGACCGGACTTCTCGGCGAGACTGGTGAGTCCACCGAGACCGGACTCCTCGGCGAGTCCACCGAGACCGGACTCCTCGGCGAGTCCACCGAGACCGGACTCCTCGGCGAGTCCACCGAGACCGGACTCATCGGCGAGACTGGTGAGTCCACCGAGACCCGAGTCATCGGCGAGTCCACCGAGACCCGAGTCATCGGCGAGTCCACCGAGACCCGAGTCATCGGCGAGTCCACCGAGACCCGAGTCATCGGCGAGTCCACCGAGACCCGAGTCATCGGCGAGTCCACCGAGACCCGAGTCATCGGCGAGTCCACCGAGACCCGAGTCATCGGCGAGTCCACTGAGACCCGAGTCATCGGCGAGTCCACCGAGACCCGAGTCATCGGCGAGTCCACCGCGACCGGACTCATCGGCCAGTCCACCGCGACCGGACTCATCGGCCAGTCCACCGCGACCGGACTCATCGGCCAGTCCACCGCGACCGGACTCATCGGCCAGTCCACCGCGACCGGACTCATCGGCCAGTCCACCGCGACCGGACTCATCGGCCAGTCCACCGCGACCGGACTCATCGGCCAGTCCACCGCGACCGGACTCATCGGCCAGTCCACCGAGACCGGACTCATCGGCTAG